The Brassica napus cultivar Da-Ae chromosome C9 unlocalized genomic scaffold, Da-Ae chrC09_Random_64, whole genome shotgun sequence DNA window CcagaaaaactaaaagaaaatcatgtatttttccAGGCAAAtccattatattattaaaaaaagaaaaaatagaaatcctTTTCATGACCTTATTAATTTAACCggggaattttttttaatatgtttctaaTAGAGTGAAATTAGAATCTAATGAATATTAATTGATGTAGATACAATTATTAGACAGTTTCgcttttttattctaatattttcaACCTATCTATTTCAAGCAAgataataattacgaaaatattatattaaaaggaTGAGCCTTAATACTtaatattattctataaatacaagtttttaattaaattctttatataatataattcaacAGTTTTGCattcttttttaataaaattaatgggTTTACCCATTTTTTGTTTGAGGTGAATTCAAAATTGTTCGAATAGTATAATCGTCAATTACTGACATTGGTAAACGCCCCAAAGCGATTTGATTATAATTCAACTCGTGACGATCATAAGTTGAAAACTCATATTCTTCAGTCATTGACAAACAATTTGTTGGACAATACTCAACACAATTAccacaaaatatacaaattccAAAATCAATACTGTAATTAAGCAATCGTTTTTTTCGAATATTAGTTTCCAATTTCCAATCAACAACCGGCAGATCTATAGGACATACTCGAACACATACTTCACAAGCAATGCATTTATCAAATTCGAAATGGATTCGACCGCGGAAACGTTCTgatgttattaatttttcataGGGATATTGAATAGTTACAGGTAAACGATTTGTGTGGGATAAGGTAATCATGAAACCCTGACCAATATACCTTGCAGCTCGTAGGGTTTGTTGACCATAATTCATGAACCCGGTTATCATAGGAAGCATATTGTAATTATCTATGAATAATTTgatctttgtttctttctcttgtttAAAACAAGTAATGAATATCTTGGATTGATTTTCAATTTAGAGTGAAAAGAGTTGGAAAGAAGTTGTTAATAATAGATTACCAAGGGAAATCGGTAAAAGAAATTTCCATCCAAGATTTAATAGTTGATCCATTCTTAGCCTAGGTAAAGTCCATCTGGTTGCGATAGAAATGAACAAGAACAAATAAGTTTTAGCTAATGTAATAAAGATACCAATTGTTGTTCCAAAAATTTGATCCTTTTCAAATAGCTCCAGCATAGATATATACGGAATAGAAATATTCCAACCGCCTAAGTATAGAACTGTTACAAATAATGAggaaattaatagatttagatAAGAAGCaacataaaataaaccaaatttgATACCGGAATATTCAGTTTGATAACCTGCTATTAATTCTTCTTCCGCTTCTGGTAAATCAAAAGGTAACCTCTCGCATTCTGCTAGGGaagaaattagaaaaatgataaaaccTATAGGTTGACGCCACAAATTCCATCCCCAAAAACCATATTTTGATTGTGCCTCAACTATATCAACTGTACTTAAACTGTTAGATAATCCTAGTCGGTGATAACATTACTATTCTCACCGCTATTACAAAACCGTACATGAGGTTTTCGCCTCATACGGCTCCTCGGGGGCCGTAAATAAATATAAGGACCAGATTAGTATTATTTAGATGGATATGATGTGTTCTAAAATGgattaaatagaaatatatcTGGGGTCCCGAATTATACCAATGGAATTCTGTCTGCTCAaattctaaaactaaaaaacgCGCTTCGGAATTCATCTCAtcctttacaaattttaatttctatttgTTGAGTAATAACTTAATCCTTTAATAAAGCACCCCTTGTAAAACTAAACCTAGGTTTTTCAGCCCGTCGTGTTTTTCAATTACGAAAAAGAATTAAACATCCTATTAGTTTCTTATTCATGAtagaaattctattttattttcgaaatctataaaaaaaaatatacttgttTCGTTcctattcttctttctttcttttttagaaaaaaagtaggtggacttaaaaaaaaataaaggattaTTTCGTTTCTGATAGTCATTACATTTATCGGTGGATGGGAGCATACTCTGAATCGGAATCTTGGGGAGTACTGCCTGATAATTTCTACAAATTTCAAGCCCCAATTaaccttctttttttgttatcttatgTTATGCATAAATATCCTTTTCAATTTGGTTAATCTCTATTACAAATTCTTTGTGTATTTTGGTGTTTCTAACCATCCACGCGTTTTTACCTAATTGCCGATCACtttgtaatatatgtatatgtatagtaATTTATATAACTGATAGTGAAAACGTCATacggttaatatttttttaacccGCTTCAAGCCCGGCTGACTAATCAACCAACCTTGGGGTAAAGCGATTCTTACGCTTACGTTTATTTCCATTTAACCTTTGTACATAGGAAATGAgacttaatttttctttttactgcTAATTTCTGAGCAGTTTTTTTTCACTCATATATAACTATCAAATTCAAATTCCTTTTATTAAGATAAACCcgaaagataaatatatatattccgttttttttttcatttttttttatctagaaGAAACGGAATAAACCTTTCTGTTTCAACGAATCGCACGTAGAGATATTGATAAAACACATAGAGTTAATGGTATTTCATAACTAATCGCTTGAGCAGCAGCTCGCAGACCacctaaaaaagaatatttattattgatccATATCCTGACATAAGAAGTCCGATCGGAGCAACACTTGAGATGGCAATCCATAAAAAAATACCGATATTGAGATCCGCTAAAACAAGGTGATTGCTAAAAGGAATTACTGAATAACTTAGTAAAATAGAGATAACTGCTATAGATGGTCCAATACTAAATAAAGGAGTATTTCCTCTAGATGGACGAAGATCTTTGAAAAGTAGTTTTGTCCCGTCGGCTAAAGCTTGAAGAATTCCTAACGGGCCGGCGTATTCAGGTCCAATACGTTGTTGTATCCCTGCAGATATTTCTCTTTCTAACCACACAATTACTAGTACACCAGTTATGATTCCCAATACAAGAGAAAATATAGGGACAAATATCCATATGAGTCCATAGACCTCTTTTAAAGATTCCAATCTAAGAAAAGAATTTATTGTTTGTACTTCTGTTGcataaattatcattttaacGATCAACTTCTCCCATAATTATATCTATGCTACCGAGTATCGTCATAATATCAGCCAATTTCATTCTTTTAACTAGTTCAGGAAGAATTTGCAAATTAATAAAACCCGGCGGTCGGATTTTCCATCTCCAAGGAAAACCACTTTGATCTCCTATGAGAAAAATTCCCAATTCCCCTTTTGGAGCTTCAACTCTTACGTAAAGTTCTTGTTTCGATAATTCAAAAGTAGGGGAAGGTTTTTTACTAATGAATCGATATTCAAAATCATTCCACTCTGGATTCCTTTTTTTATCAAAGCCTCTgctttctaaattttcatagGGACCCCCCGGAAGTCCTTCCAGAGCctgttgaataattttgatGGATTCTGTCATTTCGCTAAGTCGTACTAAATAACGAGCTAATGAATCTCCTTGTTTTTGCCACTGAATTTCCCATTCAAATTCATCGTAAGACTCATAACGATCAACTTTACGAAGATCCCATGGTATTCCGGATGCGCGTAACATTGGTCCGGATAAACCCCAATTTATTGCTTCTTCCCCACCAATAATCCCAACGCCTTCAACTCGTTCTAAAAAAATAGGATTTCGTGTAATAAGTTTTTGATATTCAACAACCtctgttaaaaaataatcacaaaaatcCAAGCATTTATCTATCCAACCATAAGGTAAATCCGCCGCTATTCCTCCAATACGAAAAAAATTATGCATCATTCTCATACCGGTGGCAGCTTCGAATAGATCATATACAAATTCTCGTTCTctgaaaatatagaaaaaggGAGTCTGTGCCCCAATATCTGCCATAAAAGGGCCAAGCCATAACAGATGAGAAGCTATACGACTCAATTCTAGCATAATTACTCTGATATAGCTGGCTCTTTTAGGAACTTGAATATTTCCTAATTGTTCGGGTCCGTTTACTGTTATTGCTTCTGTAAACATAGTAGCTAAATAATCCCACCGCGTTACATAAGGTAAATATTGTATAATTGCTCGGTTTTCTGCAATTTTTTCCATTCCTCTGTGTAAATAACCCAATATGGGTTCACAATCAACAACATCCTCACCGTCTAGAGTAACAATTAAGCGAAGAACACCGTGCATGGATGGGTGGTGAGGTCCCATATTGACTATCATAAGATCTTTTCCTGTAACTGGTCTCTTCATAAGTTTTTCCTTGATTCGTTCTGGTATGAATTAGATTGCTGAAAAAGAAGTTTATTCAAAAATTCAAGAtctaaaaaattaactaattcaCAATTTTGGAATTTAACGAGTTTTTAATTCCCGAATATTCAACTGATTAATTAATTCTTTATAAcgtactctatttttttttgacaaataagCCAGCAGTCGTTGACGTTTTCCCAGAATTTTTCGTAGACCTCTCTGAGATAAATAATCTTTTCTGTGCAATTCCAAATGTGAAGTAAGTCTTCGTATCTTATTAGTGAAACTGACTACTTGAAATTCAACAGATCCCttgctttcttctttttttcttgaaatgaaatgaatgtattttttatcataaaaagaaATCCTTCCCTTTTTAATATGAATTGAAAGATATGAATTTTACTGATCAGTAATAATAATGGTAGTTTTTTTGTACAAGGATCCGAATTTAATTATCAActtattaattcttaatttataaaaaaaagtttaaatttcgATCTAAAAAggaggattttaaaaatttatttatgaattcGCTCTGAGTGGTATCTATGTCAATTCAATGAATCTCATGTATAAagattgaattaaaaaaaatccctcACATTTGTGCAT harbors:
- the LOC125595173 gene encoding NAD(P)H-quinone oxidoreductase subunit H, chloroplastic codes for the protein MKRPVTGKDLMIVNMGPHHPSMHGVLRLIVTLDGEDVVDCEPILGYLHRGMEKIAENRAIIQYLPYVTRWDYLATMFTEAITVNGPEQLGNIQVPKRASYIRVIMLELSRIASHLLWLGPFMADIGAQTPFFYIFREREFVYDLFEAATGMRMMHNFFRIGGIAADLPYGWIDKCLDFCDYFLTEVVEYQKLITRNPIFLERVEGVGIIGGEEAINWGLSGPMLRASGIPWDLRKVDRYESYDEFEWEIQWQKQGDSLARYLVRLSEMTESIKIIQQALEGLPGGPYENLESRGFDKKRNPEWNDFEYRFISKKPSPTFELSKQELYVRVEAPKGELGIFLIGDQSGFPWRWKIRPPGFINLQILPELVKRMKLADIMTILGSIDIIMGEVDR